The genomic DNA CTGGCGACCGGCGAGCTGCTGACCGCCTACGCCCTGACCGAACCCGGCAGCGGCAGCGACGCCCTGGCGGCCCGCACCACCGCGACCCTGAACCCCGCCGGCACGCACTACCTGCTCAACGGGGTCAAGCAGTACATCAGCAACGCCGGCTTCGCCGACCTCTTCATCGTGTTCGCCAAGATCGACGGCGACAAGTTCACCGGGTTCATCGTCGAGAAGGCCTTCGGCGGCGTGGTCATCGGCGCCGAGGAGAAGAAGATGGGCATCAAGGGCAGCAGCACCTGCCAGGTCATCCTGGAGGACTGCCCGGTGCCGGTCGCCAACGTGCTGGGCGAGGTCGGCAAGGGCCACCACATCGCCTTCAACATCCTGAACGTGGGCCGCTTCAAGCTGGGCGCCAGCAGCGTCGGCGGCTGCAAGCTGGCCCTCGAGTGGGCCGTCCCCTACACCTCGCAGCGCGAGCAGTTCGGCGCGCCGATCAACACCTTCGGCCTGATCCGCGCCAAGATCGCCGACGTGACCGCCGCCGCCTTCGCCGCCGAGTCGATGGTCTACCGCACCGCCGGCCTGCTGGACCGCGCCATCGCCAGCCTGGACAAGGGCGCCCCGGACTACGACCTCAAGTCGATCCTGAAGGTCGAGGAGTTCAGCATCGAGTGCTCGATGATCAAGATCTTCGCCACCGAGGCCATGGCCCTGGCCGCCGAGGAGGGCGTGCAGATGCTGGGCGGCTACGGCTACTGCCAGGAGTACGGCCTGGAGCGCCTGTACCGCGACGAGCGCATCAACCGCATTTTCGAGGGCACCAACGAGATCAACCGGCTGCTGGTGCCGGGCCTGCTGCTGCGCAAGGCGCTCAAGGGCGAGCTGCCCCTGCTGCAGGCCGCCCAGAAGATCGCCGAGGAGCTGATGGGCGTGCCGGAGTTCGCCGCCCCCGGCGAGCCCGGCTTCCTGGAGGAGGAGGCCAAGCTGGTCGCCAACCTCAAGAAGACGGCGCTGGCGGCCCTGGGCATCGCCGCCCGCACCTTCGGCGACCGCCTGAAGGACCAGCAGGAGGTGCTGGCCGACTGCGCCGACCTGGTCATCGCGGCCTACGCCTGCGAGAGCGCGCTGCTGCGCACGCAGAAGCAGGCGGCGCGGGCCGGCGCCGACGGCGCCGGCGTCGCCGTCATGGCGGACCTGACGGCGCTGTGCGTCAACGACGCCATGGAGCGCGCCACCGTGCTCGGCCGCCGCGCGCTGGCCAACACGCTGGCCGGCGACGAGCTGCGCACGATGCTGGCGGGGCTGCGGCGGCTGACCAAGCACGATCCCGCGCCCCGCGCTAAGCTG from bacterium includes the following:
- a CDS encoding acyl-CoA dehydrogenase family protein is translated as MSQQTYPTGGEFLLRAAAPAEIFTPEDFDENQRMIAQAARDFIQQKIEPRREQIEYPGDTALGAPLLKEAGAMGLLAVDVPERFGGMGADKATVMIISELISRSGSFAVQHGAQAGIGTLPIVYFGTEAQKAQYLPRLATGELLTAYALTEPGSGSDALAARTTATLNPAGTHYLLNGVKQYISNAGFADLFIVFAKIDGDKFTGFIVEKAFGGVVIGAEEKKMGIKGSSTCQVILEDCPVPVANVLGEVGKGHHIAFNILNVGRFKLGASSVGGCKLALEWAVPYTSQREQFGAPINTFGLIRAKIADVTAAAFAAESMVYRTAGLLDRAIASLDKGAPDYDLKSILKVEEFSIECSMIKIFATEAMALAAEEGVQMLGGYGYCQEYGLERLYRDERINRIFEGTNEINRLLVPGLLLRKALKGELPLLQAAQKIAEELMGVPEFAAPGEPGFLEEEAKLVANLKKTALAALGIAARTFGDRLKDQQEVLADCADLVIAAYACESALLRTQKQAARAGADGAGVAVMADLTALCVNDAMERATVLGRRALANTLAGDELRTMLAGLRRLTKHDPAPRAKLHDRIAAAAIAAGGYPF